In the genome of Entelurus aequoreus isolate RoL-2023_Sb linkage group LG08, RoL_Eaeq_v1.1, whole genome shotgun sequence, one region contains:
- the uros gene encoding uroporphyrinogen-III synthase, whose product MHLTVVGCRLVCCATTPSLQCFVKMLVLLLKEPRDGDSGPDPYIKELASHGLKATLFPVLSFKFVSLNALSDKLFQPEKYGGLIFTSPRAVEAVKMCIEERKEEWSRSVRDKWNTKSVYVVGKATAALVCGIGLNPLGEDTGTAEVLSRVIIEREDTNIPPLFFPCGSIKREVLPTALRENGFPLETLTVYQTAGHPHVEKNLCNYFAEQDLPATIAFFSPSGVKFSLKTVRRLAGERLAQIKFAAIGPTTRDAMLAEGLSVSCTAEKPTPEHLAAAMSKALK is encoded by the exons ATGCACTTGACAGTTGTTGGGTGTCGCCTAGTTTGTTGTGCAACCACACCCTCTCTGCAG TGTTTTGTCAAGATGCTGGTTTTGCTTCTGAAAGAGCCAAGAGATGGAGACTCTGGGCCTGATCCTTACATCAAG GAGCTGGCATCACATGGCCTGAAAGCGACCCTTTTTCCTGTGCTATCTTTTAAGTTTGTCTCATTAAACGCCCTGTCAGATAAG cttttccAGCCAGAGAAATACGGCGGCCTCATATTTACAAGTCCGAGAGCGGTGGAAGCTGTGAAGATGTGCATAGAGGAAAGAAAAGAAG AATGGAGCAGATCAGTGAGAGACAAATGGAACACAAAGTCCGTGTATGTGGTGGGGAAAGCAACCGCCGCTTTAG TGTGCGGTATCGGTCTAAACCCCCTTGGCGAGGACACGGGGACTGCAGAGGTGCTGTCGCGGGTCATTATTGAAC GGGAGGACACGAATATTCCTCCACTTTTCTTCCCATGTGGCTCCATCAAAAGAGAAGTCCTGCCAACGGCATTAAGGGAAAATG GGTTTCCTTTAGAGACGCTGACTGTCTATCAAACAGCAGGGCATCCACATGTGGAGAAAAATCTTTGCAATTATTTTGCAGAGCAG GACCTCCCGGCGACCATAGCTTTCTTTAGCCCGTCAGGAGTCAAGTTCAGCCTGAAGACCGTGCGGAGGTTAGCTGGTGAGCGGCTTGCACAAATAAAG TTTGCCGCCATCGGGCCCACGACGCGGGACGCCATGTTGGCGGAGGGTCTGAGCGTCAGCTGCACTGCGGAGAAGCCAACACCGGAGCACTTGGCGGCGGCTATGAGCAAAGCGCTAAAATAA